One Desulfobulbus oligotrophicus DNA segment encodes these proteins:
- a CDS encoding LPS-assembly protein LptD, with amino-acid sequence MHHVKTSTPILAWTLFFLVHLFIPQTAGADTVQARQWELSADKLTRHENPPTIIAEGNVILEKQQPATTIKADRVSYDITNSVLTVTGNVYIDVGTDRLVADSGAIDLDRATGTFHNATVIQEDKEVHFEGRVIEKTGALTYHIADGWVITCKLEPGQTPPWSFAASDVEITDGGYAWLSHATFRILDVPVLYTPVMVLPAKRKRQTGMLFPTFSLSDRDGFSLETPFFLNISPSADLTLYPRYIANRGIMTGAEFRYISDENSKGMLMGNFLNDRLSDPNEVDYYREGHFTHTNANRYWLRGKADQDIGSWTTRLDLDLVSDLDYLREFDIGSTGFSISQEKFSDAFGRGFIDKTNKYRENTVATLRSWDNGTALLGEAMIINDVSEQIYTDNNPSKAWTLPSLTHSGVLPITFLNNPDFLWNANYTNFWRDKGVNAQRIDLAPTLSTGIPISPYLEATVAAGIRNTSYIIDDNGADAWGGKDSENRFLSHFSSELGTTMMRDFAVSLGGGDSLNHTLRPFVGYSHVSIPDRKTLPQFDRIDELEEENALYFGINNFFSIAGEQNGKEFERDYAFLKAKQGYDLRNEKSDKPLTPVIVETGFYPLQNMRIKYTTHIDVYGDGAFLHSIDSSYHDDTGTHYTMDYRYNEREDINSVKGTLWYELPYNLAAGYSLERAIEQSNTLEEVVRLRYTQPCWSVELSSNSTPGDQTFMLTFRLANIGNPLGFDLPGR; translated from the coding sequence GTGCATCACGTTAAAACTTCCACTCCGATCCTTGCCTGGACTCTTTTCTTTCTTGTACACCTCTTCATTCCCCAGACCGCCGGGGCCGATACGGTCCAGGCACGACAGTGGGAACTGAGCGCGGATAAACTGACCAGACACGAGAACCCTCCGACCATTATCGCCGAGGGCAATGTCATCCTTGAGAAGCAGCAACCTGCCACCACGATCAAGGCGGACAGGGTCTCCTATGACATCACAAACAGCGTGCTCACCGTCACGGGAAACGTGTATATCGATGTCGGTACCGACCGGCTGGTGGCCGACTCCGGCGCCATTGATCTGGACAGGGCGACCGGCACCTTTCATAATGCCACAGTCATCCAGGAAGATAAGGAAGTCCATTTTGAAGGCCGGGTCATTGAAAAAACCGGGGCCCTCACCTATCACATTGCCGATGGCTGGGTGATCACCTGTAAACTCGAGCCCGGACAGACCCCGCCCTGGTCCTTTGCCGCCTCTGACGTGGAGATCACCGATGGCGGGTATGCCTGGCTCAGCCATGCCACCTTCCGCATCCTTGATGTACCCGTACTCTACACGCCTGTCATGGTGCTTCCTGCCAAACGTAAGCGGCAGACCGGCATGCTCTTCCCAACATTTTCCCTTTCCGATCGCGACGGTTTCAGTCTGGAAACCCCTTTCTTTCTCAACATCTCGCCGAGTGCCGACCTGACGCTCTATCCTCGTTATATTGCCAACCGGGGCATCATGACCGGAGCGGAATTCCGCTACATATCCGATGAGAACAGCAAGGGCATGCTGATGGGGAACTTCCTCAACGACAGACTCTCCGATCCAAACGAAGTTGACTACTACAGAGAAGGTCATTTCACCCACACCAACGCCAACCGCTACTGGCTGCGCGGCAAGGCCGACCAGGATATCGGTTCCTGGACCACCAGGCTGGATCTTGATCTTGTCTCCGACCTTGATTATCTGCGGGAATTCGATATCGGCTCAACCGGGTTCAGCATCAGCCAGGAGAAATTTTCCGATGCTTTCGGCCGCGGCTTCATCGACAAAACCAACAAGTACCGGGAAAACACCGTTGCCACGCTTCGCTCCTGGGACAACGGCACCGCACTGCTGGGTGAGGCCATGATCATCAACGATGTGAGCGAGCAGATCTATACCGACAACAACCCCTCCAAGGCATGGACCCTGCCTTCACTCACCCATTCAGGGGTTCTGCCCATCACCTTCCTGAACAACCCCGACTTCTTATGGAATGCCAACTACACCAACTTCTGGCGTGACAAGGGCGTGAACGCCCAGCGGATCGACTTGGCCCCCACGCTCTCAACAGGCATCCCGATCAGTCCCTATCTGGAAGCGACCGTAGCCGCCGGCATTCGCAACACCTCCTACATCATCGATGACAACGGTGCCGATGCATGGGGGGGAAAAGATTCAGAAAACCGTTTTCTCTCTCATTTCAGCAGCGAGCTCGGCACAACCATGATGCGGGATTTTGCCGTCAGCCTGGGCGGTGGAGACAGCCTCAACCATACACTCAGACCCTTTGTCGGGTACAGCCACGTCTCAATTCCGGATCGAAAGACTCTGCCCCAGTTCGACAGGATTGACGAACTGGAAGAGGAAAACGCCCTCTACTTCGGCATCAACAACTTCTTTTCCATTGCCGGCGAACAAAACGGTAAAGAATTTGAACGGGACTATGCCTTTCTCAAGGCGAAGCAGGGCTATGATCTTCGCAATGAAAAGAGCGACAAACCCCTGACGCCCGTTATTGTTGAAACCGGATTTTATCCGCTGCAGAACATGCGGATTAAATACACCACCCACATCGATGTCTACGGTGACGGCGCCTTCCTCCACTCCATTGACAGCAGTTATCATGACGACACCGGTACCCATTACACCATGGATTACCGCTACAACGAACGGGAAGATATCAACTCGGTCAAGGGCACGCTCTGGTATGAGCTCCCCTACAACCTGGCGGCCGGATACAGTCTGGAACGCGCCATCGAACAGAGCAACACCCTGGAAGAGGTGGTTCGCCTCCGCTATACCCAACCCTGCTGGTCAGTGGAACTTTCCTCCAACTCAACGCCGGGCGACCAGACCTTCATGCTCACGTTCCGTTTGGCCAACATCGGCAACCCCCTGGGTTTCGATCTGCCCGGCAGATAA
- a CDS encoding acetyltransferase, whose product MAQIDVFNGDADGICALQQLRLHTPRPGARLITGVKRDIALLDRLDGVSDSRITVLDISLESNRQALLHLLDNNNHIVYIDHHYSGEVPTSPLLAAHINPSPQLCTSLIVDQLLGGAHRAWAIAGAFGDGLDEVARTLADLLALSTEQQQVLNEIGVLFNYNSYGLTLDDLFIHPADLFRAVNRFSDPFHFHAAYPRLEQLRQGYAEDMDRAACLKPAHAYSGGRIFLLPEAPWARRVIGILASRYSREHPQLAHAVLLPRPDESYLVSVRAPLTNRHGADTLCRQFATGGGRTASAGINQLPQQELDQFIRAFSRQFPAL is encoded by the coding sequence ATGGCCCAAATCGATGTCTTCAACGGCGATGCGGACGGCATCTGTGCACTGCAACAGCTGCGCCTCCACACACCCCGGCCCGGAGCCCGTCTTATTACCGGAGTCAAACGCGATATCGCTCTGCTTGACCGGCTTGACGGGGTCTCCGACAGCCGGATCACCGTGCTTGACATCTCGCTGGAGAGCAACCGCCAGGCCCTGCTACACCTGCTCGACAACAACAATCATATCGTGTACATCGATCATCACTACAGCGGTGAAGTTCCCACCAGCCCTCTTCTTGCCGCACACATCAACCCCTCGCCTCAACTGTGCACATCACTGATCGTTGATCAGCTGCTTGGCGGAGCTCACCGGGCCTGGGCCATTGCCGGTGCCTTTGGTGACGGCCTGGACGAGGTTGCCCGCACACTTGCCGACCTCCTTGCCCTCAGCACCGAACAACAGCAGGTGCTCAACGAGATCGGCGTGCTGTTCAACTATAACAGCTATGGGCTGACCCTGGACGATCTGTTCATTCATCCGGCCGACCTGTTCCGTGCGGTCAACCGGTTCAGCGATCCGTTCCACTTTCATGCCGCCTATCCCCGGCTGGAACAACTGCGGCAAGGGTATGCAGAAGATATGGACCGAGCGGCTTGTCTCAAACCCGCCCATGCCTACAGCGGCGGCAGAATCTTCCTCCTGCCCGAGGCACCCTGGGCCCGCCGTGTAATCGGTATACTTGCCAGCCGTTACAGCCGTGAGCACCCGCAACTGGCCCACGCTGTTCTGCTTCCCCGACCGGATGAAAGTTATCTGGTCAGCGTGCGCGCCCCTTTAACAAACCGGCACGGTGCAGACACGCTCTGCCGTCAGTTTGCCACCGGTGGCGGCAGGACAGCCTCTGCCGGCATCAACCAGCTCCCGCAACAGGAGCTGGACCAATTCATCAGGGCGTTCAGCAGACAGTTCCCTGCGCTCTGA
- a CDS encoding MTH1187 family thiamine-binding protein has translation MHVILDLCLVPLGVGVSVSPYVAECHRILQQAGLKTQLHAYGTNIEGEWDVVMAAVKRCHERVHEMGAPRITTTIKLGTRIDRDQTMADKIRSVEQKLV, from the coding sequence ATGCACGTTATTCTTGATCTTTGTCTGGTACCGCTTGGCGTTGGTGTGTCTGTCTCCCCATATGTGGCGGAGTGTCACCGGATTTTACAGCAGGCGGGGTTGAAAACCCAGCTGCATGCCTATGGCACAAATATCGAAGGTGAGTGGGATGTGGTCATGGCAGCGGTGAAGCGTTGCCACGAACGGGTGCATGAGATGGGGGCACCGCGTATTACCACCACCATCAAGCTGGGAACCCGCATCGATCGCGATCAGACCATGGCTGACAAGATCCGGAGTGTGGAACAGAAGCTGGTGTGA
- a CDS encoding PhnD/SsuA/transferrin family substrate-binding protein, with the protein MEPRYIFFCLLLGIKTISGNISRQRSAAVVTARRRFCLWTRIRRAWCSARVRIASAGGGTVFLLFPAALAGSASPGRMLLQGRHPASVTTRLIRVLIVFLTVLSLGFPVAPGQAEEVTEVRIGLLAKRGTATDLPLWQPTADYLTSHLPGHRFLLVALDFTQIHDSVLEGRIDFVLTNPAFYVELEKIHGVRRIATLVNRHRNGESTSTFGGVIFCRADRDDLRGISDLRGQRFMAVEPRSFGGWIVCWRELYQRGIDPLRFFSGLEYGNTHDAVVFAVQNGQADAGTVRTDTLERMAAADLIRLENFRILAEQEVPGFPFKLSTALYPEWPMAALRTTSGELVNRVTSALLAMDPDDPAAQASGSGGWTAPLNYQPVHDCLLDLRIEPYADFGQFTLMDVLRRYWRQLALLFAAMGVIGSAALSIFLLNRRLVEKNCEIDELNTTLEARVIERTRRIHTLLDQELYFREIMKTVAAVNGLLLSAADLPVLLVEACRLMGAHSHYGFTWICLRKGEVVELVYSADTTIRLPGNPPYSFTDPTDPFAESVAARCLRDNATVALVQWDPQVSVTPWIDRTSTSDFRAVIGLPLRAGYGQPSLGALCVYTMRRQGFEPEEIAMLEELACDIGFVVNDFRQRERVQSLEQERRENYEQTILSFADMIDQRDTYTAGHTVRVASYSRLLGDRMGLPEDQADLLQQAAVLHDIGKIAIPDAVLLKPGQLSPLEYELIKLHASAGHDMLAGVSMYRDLAAIIRHHHERFDGMGYPDRLQGHDIPLLARIIGVADSFDAMTTNRIYKPRKSIDEALDELQALSGKQFDPEVVVAGLDVLRGITLADDVSQLPKNKMEEHRFSYFFSDKLTGLYNEDYLQIVLQNAHILRNYHCLQSIYVKNMAEYNRQHGWEQGNLLMLRLTAELRERFPDSLLFRAYGRDFVIISRDQCFLLAGKGGMFASLQGTGVEIETSLLDLRRDATYCIDKLENLEVLCDLECPV; encoded by the coding sequence ATGGAACCGCGTTACATCTTTTTTTGCCTTCTCCTGGGTATTAAGACGATTTCAGGAAACATCAGCCGACAACGATCTGCTGCAGTCGTGACAGCCCGCAGGCGTTTCTGTCTCTGGACTCGAATCAGACGTGCCTGGTGCTCTGCCCGTGTACGGATCGCATCAGCAGGGGGTGGCACTGTTTTCCTCCTTTTTCCAGCCGCCCTGGCAGGTTCGGCTTCACCGGGCAGGATGTTGCTGCAAGGCAGGCATCCTGCATCTGTCACAACCCGGCTGATCCGTGTTCTCATCGTTTTTTTAACCGTGCTGTCTCTCGGTTTCCCTGTTGCTCCCGGTCAGGCGGAAGAGGTGACTGAAGTACGTATCGGACTGCTCGCCAAGCGCGGTACAGCAACAGACCTGCCCCTATGGCAGCCCACAGCCGACTACCTCACCAGCCATCTGCCGGGCCACCGGTTTCTTCTTGTTGCGCTTGACTTCACCCAGATTCACGACAGTGTCCTTGAGGGGCGTATCGACTTCGTGCTCACCAACCCGGCCTTTTACGTGGAGCTGGAAAAGATCCACGGTGTTCGCCGCATCGCCACTCTCGTCAACCGTCACCGGAACGGTGAGTCAACCAGCACCTTCGGGGGTGTCATCTTCTGCCGGGCCGACCGGGACGATCTTCGCGGCATCAGCGATCTTCGCGGCCAACGGTTCATGGCTGTCGAACCCCGTTCCTTTGGCGGCTGGATCGTTTGCTGGCGAGAACTGTATCAGCGCGGGATCGATCCGTTGCGTTTTTTCAGTGGACTTGAATATGGCAATACCCACGACGCCGTGGTGTTTGCTGTACAGAACGGACAGGCAGACGCGGGCACTGTACGCACCGACACCCTGGAGCGCATGGCCGCCGCCGATCTGATCCGGCTTGAAAATTTCCGCATCCTTGCTGAACAGGAGGTGCCCGGGTTTCCCTTTAAACTGAGCACTGCACTCTATCCGGAATGGCCCATGGCCGCCCTGAGAACCACATCGGGCGAGTTGGTCAACCGGGTGACCTCGGCGCTGCTCGCCATGGACCCGGACGATCCTGCGGCTCAGGCCAGTGGCAGCGGGGGGTGGACTGCGCCGCTTAACTACCAGCCGGTGCATGACTGTCTTCTGGATCTGCGTATTGAGCCGTATGCAGACTTCGGCCAGTTCACCCTGATGGATGTACTGCGCCGGTACTGGCGACAGCTTGCTCTCCTCTTTGCCGCCATGGGCGTCATCGGTTCGGCGGCCCTGTCCATCTTTCTGCTCAATCGCCGGCTGGTGGAGAAGAACTGCGAGATCGATGAACTGAACACCACCCTGGAAGCTCGCGTGATTGAACGGACCCGGCGTATCCATACGCTGCTTGATCAGGAGCTCTACTTTCGTGAGATCATGAAGACCGTCGCTGCCGTCAACGGACTGTTGCTCTCGGCAGCGGATCTGCCTGTTCTGCTTGTTGAGGCCTGCCGCCTGATGGGGGCCCACAGCCACTACGGCTTTACCTGGATCTGCCTGCGCAAGGGTGAGGTGGTCGAATTGGTGTACTCTGCTGATACGACCATCCGTCTCCCCGGCAACCCGCCATATAGTTTCACCGATCCCACTGATCCGTTCGCCGAATCGGTCGCGGCCCGTTGTCTTCGTGATAACGCCACTGTGGCGCTGGTGCAGTGGGATCCGCAGGTGAGTGTCACCCCGTGGATCGATCGGACCAGCACCAGCGATTTTCGGGCGGTGATCGGCCTGCCTCTGCGCGCCGGTTACGGTCAGCCGTCACTGGGAGCTCTGTGTGTGTACACGATGCGGCGTCAGGGCTTTGAACCGGAAGAGATCGCCATGCTTGAAGAGTTGGCCTGCGACATCGGCTTTGTTGTGAATGATTTTCGCCAGCGTGAGCGGGTGCAGAGTCTGGAGCAGGAGCGTCGGGAAAACTACGAACAGACCATCCTTTCCTTTGCCGACATGATCGATCAGCGTGACACCTACACCGCCGGTCACACCGTGCGCGTGGCGAGCTACAGCCGTCTGCTCGGCGACCGTATGGGGTTGCCCGAAGATCAGGCCGATCTTCTGCAGCAGGCGGCCGTGCTTCACGACATCGGTAAGATCGCCATTCCGGATGCGGTGCTCCTCAAGCCGGGCCAGCTGTCACCGCTTGAGTATGAGCTGATTAAACTGCATGCCTCGGCCGGCCATGATATGCTGGCCGGTGTGAGCATGTATCGGGATCTGGCCGCCATCATCCGGCATCACCACGAACGCTTCGACGGGATGGGATACCCGGATCGGCTCCAGGGGCACGACATTCCGCTTCTGGCCCGCATTATTGGTGTTGCCGACAGTTTTGACGCCATGACCACCAACCGTATCTACAAGCCCCGGAAGTCCATTGACGAGGCCCTGGACGAACTGCAGGCACTCAGCGGCAAACAGTTTGATCCGGAGGTGGTGGTTGCCGGGCTGGATGTCCTGCGCGGGATCACACTTGCCGATGATGTCAGCCAGCTGCCCAAAAACAAGATGGAGGAACATCGCTTCTCGTACTTTTTCAGCGATAAGTTAACCGGCCTGTACAACGAGGACTACCTGCAGATTGTCCTGCAGAATGCCCATATCCTGCGCAACTATCACTGTCTGCAGAGTATATACGTTAAAAATATGGCCGAGTACAACCGACAGCACGGCTGGGAGCAGGGAAATCTTCTCATGCTCCGGCTGACAGCCGAGCTGCGGGAGCGTTTTCCGGATTCACTCCTCTTTCGTGCCTATGGTCGGGATTTTGTGATCATCAGCCGGGACCAGTGCTTTCTGCTGGCAGGTAAGGGTGGGATGTTTGCCTCGCTGCAGGGCACAGGGGTCGAGATTGAAACAAGTCTTCTTGATCTGCGCCGGGATGCCACCTACTGCATCGATAAACTGGAAAACCTGGAGGTACTCTGCGATCTGGAGTGCCCGGTTTGA
- a CDS encoding quaternary amine ABC transporter ATP-binding protein, translated as MVKIRVHSLYKIFGPHPNRAMKMLAQGKSKDEIMAAIRHGVGVNNATFDVHEGETVVVMGLSGSGKSTLVRCLNRLIRPTAGSILVDGQDVFTMNDSELRELRQRKMGMVFQNFALFPHRTVLENAALGLEMQGAPVKERLRKADEALALVGLEAWAASYPSELSGGMQQRVGLARALALSPDILLMDEAFSALDPLIRRDMQDELINLQDKMRKTIVFISHDLDEALKLGDRIVLMKDGAIVQVDTPEQILTRPATDYVARFVQNVDITKVLTAESVMKRSEAVAYLRTDGPRTALRKMRKYNIAHLFVVDQNHELVGIISADAAADLAAQGKDHLADGVVCTDIKTVNPTTPAQDLFNIMADLPYPLAVADENNRFKGVIVRGTLVAAIAERGGTA; from the coding sequence ATGGTAAAAATACGCGTACACAGTTTATATAAAATCTTCGGCCCTCATCCGAACAGGGCCATGAAAATGCTCGCCCAGGGGAAAAGCAAAGACGAGATCATGGCTGCCATCCGCCACGGCGTAGGGGTGAACAACGCCACCTTTGATGTGCATGAAGGAGAAACAGTGGTGGTCATGGGTCTTTCAGGCAGCGGCAAGTCAACCCTTGTACGCTGTCTGAATCGTCTGATCAGGCCAACAGCGGGCTCCATCCTGGTTGACGGTCAGGACGTGTTCACAATGAACGACAGTGAGCTGCGGGAGTTGCGGCAGCGCAAAATGGGCATGGTCTTTCAGAACTTTGCCCTGTTCCCGCACCGCACAGTTCTGGAAAATGCTGCCCTTGGCCTGGAAATGCAGGGTGCTCCTGTGAAAGAACGGCTCCGCAAAGCCGATGAGGCCCTGGCTCTGGTCGGCCTGGAGGCCTGGGCCGCCTCCTATCCCAGTGAACTGTCCGGAGGCATGCAGCAGCGTGTAGGTCTGGCCCGGGCCCTCGCCCTGTCACCCGATATACTGCTCATGGACGAGGCCTTCAGTGCACTTGATCCACTTATCCGAAGGGATATGCAGGATGAACTCATCAACCTGCAGGACAAGATGCGCAAGACCATTGTTTTCATCTCCCATGACCTGGACGAGGCGTTGAAGTTGGGAGACCGCATTGTTCTGATGAAAGACGGGGCCATCGTCCAGGTGGATACCCCCGAACAGATTCTGACCAGACCGGCCACAGACTATGTTGCCCGCTTTGTCCAGAATGTGGACATCACCAAGGTGCTGACCGCTGAATCGGTCATGAAACGAAGCGAGGCCGTGGCCTACCTGCGGACCGACGGTCCGCGTACCGCCCTGCGCAAGATGCGCAAATACAACATTGCCCATCTGTTTGTAGTTGATCAGAATCATGAACTGGTGGGCATTATCTCTGCTGATGCGGCGGCGGATTTAGCCGCCCAGGGCAAGGACCATCTGGCTGACGGTGTGGTCTGCACAGATATTAAAACCGTTAATCCCACAACCCCGGCTCAGGACCTGTTCAATATCATGGCTGACCTGCCCTATCCTCTGGCCGTGGCTGATGAAAATAACCGATTCAAGGGGGTTATTGTCCGGGGCACACTGGTGGCGGCCATTGCTGAACGGGGAGGTACGGCATGA
- a CDS encoding ABC transporter permease yields the protein MNIGKLPVGKIIDAGIDFLVEHLSFLTKAGADIVETVLSALERGLLAVPAPGFIALTALGIWLLTKDRKLCLGSIMGLLLIWNMGLWSATISTIALVAVSTLCALAVGIPLGIMAAISSILNKVVTPILDVMQTMPAFVYLIPAIPFFGLGKTAAIFSTVVFSMPPAIRFTYLGIRQIPTDLVECSTAFGATRWQRLIKLDLPLAAPTIMAGINQTVMLALSMVVIASMIGAKGLGGEVWKAIQRLQMGRGFEAGIAIVIVAIILDRVLQNLGTPKQQQ from the coding sequence ATGAACATAGGCAAACTTCCCGTTGGAAAAATCATCGATGCCGGCATCGACTTTCTTGTCGAGCACCTCTCCTTTCTCACCAAGGCCGGTGCCGACATCGTTGAAACCGTACTCAGTGCGCTGGAACGCGGTCTTCTTGCTGTTCCTGCTCCCGGGTTCATAGCGCTGACAGCCCTGGGTATCTGGCTGTTGACAAAAGACCGTAAACTCTGTCTGGGCAGTATCATGGGTCTGCTGCTGATCTGGAACATGGGGCTGTGGTCGGCAACGATCAGCACCATTGCCCTGGTGGCGGTCTCAACGCTCTGTGCGCTGGCTGTCGGTATCCCGCTCGGCATTATGGCGGCTATCAGTTCAATCTTGAATAAGGTCGTGACACCGATACTCGACGTCATGCAGACCATGCCCGCCTTTGTGTATCTTATTCCGGCCATTCCATTTTTCGGGCTTGGCAAAACCGCGGCCATCTTCTCGACAGTGGTCTTTTCCATGCCCCCGGCCATTCGCTTTACCTATCTTGGTATCCGCCAGATTCCCACCGACCTTGTCGAGTGTTCCACCGCGTTTGGAGCAACACGCTGGCAACGTCTGATCAAACTGGACCTCCCCCTGGCCGCCCCCACCATCATGGCAGGCATCAACCAAACCGTGATGCTTGCCCTCTCCATGGTGGTTATCGCCTCGATGATCGGTGCGAAAGGGCTTGGCGGCGAGGTGTGGAAGGCCATCCAACGCCTGCAGATGGGCCGCGGCTTTGAAGCAGGTATCGCCATTGTCATTGTGGCAATAATACTCGATCGGGTGCTGCAGAATCTGGGCACCCCAAAACAACAACAGTAA
- a CDS encoding glycine betaine ABC transporter substrate-binding protein: protein MKKIFLVLAGLLLLMAQPVLAAKGKVRMAYVEWDCALASTMVAKAALEQMGYEVETLPVAAAAMWQALGTGNVDASVAAWLPNTHADYLARLQDKVERVSIVTGGAKLGWAVPSYVTISSIEELNAHADRFNNEIIGIDPGAGLMRLSEQAIADYGLQLELVDGSGATMTAALANALKNKQWIVVTGWTPHWMFGKWDLKYLDDPKGVLGGEEQIETVVRQGLKTDMPEVYTFFSNFGWDSAEQLQMVMAWNQEGGTPEENAHRFLKEHPETVNRWMSR from the coding sequence ATGAAAAAAATATTCCTTGTACTTGCAGGCCTGCTGCTGCTCATGGCGCAGCCGGTACTGGCTGCGAAAGGCAAAGTGCGCATGGCCTACGTCGAGTGGGACTGTGCGCTGGCCAGTACCATGGTGGCCAAGGCAGCACTGGAACAGATGGGCTATGAGGTGGAAACCCTGCCCGTTGCCGCAGCAGCCATGTGGCAGGCGCTGGGGACAGGCAACGTGGATGCAAGTGTTGCCGCCTGGCTCCCGAACACCCATGCCGACTACCTGGCCAGACTTCAGGATAAGGTCGAGCGGGTCTCTATTGTTACCGGCGGCGCCAAACTGGGCTGGGCGGTCCCCTCGTATGTGACCATCAGCTCCATTGAAGAACTCAACGCCCATGCAGACAGGTTCAACAATGAAATTATCGGCATTGATCCTGGGGCAGGCCTGATGAGGCTGTCTGAACAGGCCATTGCAGACTATGGCCTGCAGCTGGAGCTGGTCGACGGCAGCGGCGCAACGATGACGGCAGCGCTGGCCAATGCCCTTAAAAACAAGCAATGGATCGTGGTTACCGGCTGGACACCGCACTGGATGTTCGGCAAGTGGGATCTCAAGTATCTGGACGATCCCAAAGGTGTTCTGGGTGGCGAGGAGCAGATTGAAACCGTTGTTCGCCAGGGTCTGAAAACAGACATGCCTGAAGTCTACACCTTCTTCTCCAACTTTGGCTGGGATTCTGCAGAGCAGCTGCAGATGGTCATGGCCTGGAACCAGGAGGGCGGCACCCCGGAAGAAAATGCCCACCGTTTTCTCAAAGAACACCCGGAGACGGTCAACAGATGGATGAGCAGGTAA
- a CDS encoding glycine betaine ABC transporter substrate-binding protein, which yields MKKLLLVFLTLLFTTQMAFAAKGKVRIVYVEWDCALASTMVARAALEQMGYEVETLSVATAAMWQALGSGDADATVTAWLPVTHAGYLSKLKDKVERVSVVTDNARLGWVVPSYVTITSIEELNAHAEKFDSMIVGIDPGSGTMQLAEKAIEEYGLTFELVDGSGAIMTAVLANAIKEQKWVVVTGWSPHWKFGKWDLKYLDDPKGVLGGEEQIETIVRQGLKTDMPEVYTFFSNFGWDSAEQLQMVMAWNQEGGTPEENAHRFLKEHPKTVNRWMGR from the coding sequence ATGAAAAAACTTCTTCTTGTTTTCTTGACCCTGCTGTTCACAACCCAGATGGCTTTTGCAGCAAAGGGCAAGGTACGCATCGTTTATGTGGAGTGGGACTGTGCACTGGCCAGTACCATGGTCGCCAGGGCAGCACTGGAACAGATGGGCTATGAGGTGGAAACCCTGTCCGTTGCCACGGCAGCGATGTGGCAGGCTCTTGGTTCCGGAGATGCAGACGCCACCGTTACTGCCTGGTTACCGGTTACGCATGCCGGTTACCTCTCCAAATTAAAGGACAAGGTCGAACGTGTATCTGTGGTTACCGACAATGCCAGGCTGGGCTGGGTTGTTCCTTCGTATGTGACCATCACCTCCATTGAAGAACTCAATGCGCATGCTGAAAAATTTGACAGCATGATTGTGGGCATTGACCCGGGTTCCGGCACAATGCAGTTAGCCGAAAAAGCCATTGAAGAGTATGGGCTTACCTTTGAGTTAGTTGACGGCAGCGGTGCCATAATGACCGCTGTCCTGGCCAATGCCATTAAAGAGCAGAAGTGGGTTGTGGTCACAGGATGGTCGCCTCACTGGAAATTCGGCAAGTGGGATCTCAAGTATCTGGACGATCCCAAAGGTGTTCTGGGCGGTGAGGAGCAGATTGAAACCATTGTCCGCCAGGGTCTGAAAACAGACATGCCTGAAGTCTACACCTTCTTCTCCAACTTTGGCTGGGATTCTGCAGAGCAGCTGCAGATGGTTATGGCCTGGAACCAGGAGGGCGGCACTCCGGAAGAAAATGCCCACCGTTTTCTCAAAGAACACCCGAAGACGGTCAACAGATGGATGGGCAGGTAA
- a CDS encoding RNA recognition motif domain-containing protein — MKLFIGSLPYNITEAELSSLCEPFGEVVSAKLIVDHFTGQSKGFGFVEMANRSAGHRVMEGLNGKSYNHRTLICNEAKPNTKKSRGRR, encoded by the coding sequence ATGAAACTTTTTATTGGTAGCCTCCCGTACAATATCACCGAAGCTGAACTCTCTTCCCTGTGCGAACCTTTTGGCGAGGTGGTCAGCGCCAAGCTTATTGTTGATCATTTCACGGGACAATCCAAGGGTTTCGGGTTTGTTGAAATGGCCAATCGTTCCGCAGGTCACCGGGTCATGGAAGGGTTGAACGGTAAATCGTACAACCACCGGACACTCATCTGCAACGAAGCAAAACCAAATACGAAGAAGAGCCGAGGCCGTCGATGA